A genomic segment from Oncorhynchus keta strain PuntledgeMale-10-30-2019 chromosome 9, Oket_V2, whole genome shotgun sequence encodes:
- the tbca gene encoding tubulin-specific chaperone A, whose protein sequence is MADPRIRQIKIKTGVVKRLVKEKVMYVKETRQQEEKIERLKAEACDEEADSEARYVIKKQLEVLQESKMMVPDCHRRLTIAHADLSQILETEEDLAEAEEYKEARTVLDSVKLEG, encoded by the exons ATGGCAGATCCAAGAATACGACAGATCAAAATCAAGACTGGCGTAGTAAAGCG GCTGGTGAAGGAGAAGGTCATGTATGTCAAGGAGACCAGGCAGCAGGAGGAGAAGATTGAACGACTGAAAGCAGAGGCCTGCGACGAAGAGGCCGACTCCGAGGCCAGGTATGTCATCAAGAAACAG ttgGAGGTGCTACAGGAGTCCAAGATGATGGTTCCAGACTGTCACAGGCGTTTGACCATAGCACACGCAGACCTGTCCCAGATACTA GAAACAGAAGAGGACTTGGCTGAAGCAGAGGAGTACAAAGAGGCCAGGACCGTATTGGATTCAGTGAAGCTTGAAGGATGA